The sequence TTAAATGCATCAGTTATTTTACGCATAGACAATCCCGTCGTTAACACACTCAGGTAATCGTCTAAAAAAATCAACAGTCCTACGAACCAGGTGCCCAGTAGTGCAGCTTTTCGGGTTTTAATATATTGTAAGGCCCATTCGCCAAATTTTAATAATCCCCCACTTCGTACCATAAGTGCAATCAGCGAACCATATAACCCGCAAACCAGGATAACCCAAACGGAACCGCCATTGCTGGTATCCCCTATGGTCTTTAAAATGGAATCCACAAAATCGGTGAAAAAATTCGAGCCGGTGTAGATGCTGATAATAATGAAACCTGCCAGGCATCCTGCCACAAGGGCCTCAAATGCTGAGCGCAGGAAAATGGACATCACGATAACGATCAGTGGCGGTAGAAGACACAGCGCTCCGTAATCCATAAATATGCTTTAATAATGTTACATATTTTTTGAATACCAGCCTCAACTTTTTAGGGGTTCCATGGCAACAGGCAGCAATTGCAGTAAATTATGCAGTTGGCTGAATAGTCACCTTACTTATAGGCAATTTTTACAATACGGTGATGATAGGTATCTGCTACATACAGCACGCCATTCGTACCTACCGTCATTCCAAATATGCCTCGTAACTCAAATGCAGCACCTGTTGCTTCTTCAAAATATTTGGTAATAGTGTCTACTTTTCCACCTGGATTTATTTTCCTGATCATATCTGAATACCCCGGCTCGCTGACATACACAGTGCCATCGGGGGCAACTGCAAGACATTGCGGACTGGTAAAACTTGCTACAGATAATGCTTCTCCATCCACCCATGAATAATTACCATTGCCGGCAAATGTTGATACCATACCCCCTGCAGTAACTTTTCTGATTCTATGGTTATTATCGTCTGTTACAAATAAGTTTCCAACAGCATCAATATCAATCGCAATTGGTAAGGAAAACATGGCTGCAGTACCTGCTCCATTTTGATACCCCTGCTGTCCACCTGCCAATGTTGTGACCATACCGCCAGTTGAAATTTTTCGGATAGCCGCATTATTACGATCTGCCAGGTAAAGGTTCCCGTCCTTATCTGCCGATAAATAATTGGATGAATTAAACAGGGCGGTACTTGCCGGTCCATCCTTGAAACCTGAGCCGGTTCCACCTGCATAAAGACTGACTTCACCGCCTGGAGTTATCTTGCTTACGCCATTACTTTGGACTTCCAAAACGAAAACATTTCCATTTGCATCAACGGCTACATCATTAGGCAAGGAAAAATCTGTATTAGGGCCAGTACTGTTATTCCAGGCCGGAATCCTTCCCGGCAGTGTAGTCACCAATCCTTCCGGGGTAATTTTCCTGATTTTAGAATTTCCATAATCTGCTACATAAATAGTATTGTCACCATCAATGTCAATTCCAAATGGCCTTGAAAACTGTGCATTTTCTCCCTGGCCATCCCGGTAACCATCAATACCACCGGCAATTACTGTAGCTATTCCAATCCATTCATAGATAAAATCGCCTTTGGCGGTATCCTTAACACTGCCGGTTGTTACTACAATAGGTCCTGTGCCTGCCATGTCCGGCACAGTTACTACCAGGTTTTGAGTAGTGGCGGATGTTACAAATGCATTTATTCCATTAATGGTTACCGTGTTCCCGGAAGGATAGGGAGAAAACCCATGCCCTAATATGTTAATACTGCCGCCACCAGGCGCACGATTATTTGAAAACCAAATGACATTCATTTCATTGGTTTGCTTGATGGTTAACGTTGTCTGGGATTCCGGAGTTGCCTGGCTGTTAATATTCAGGGTAACTGTTTGCACGGCATTTGCCGAATTATCCGGAACGTTAATAAACACCTTTGTAGTTCCGGCACCGCCAGACATTGTACTTAACTGAACCCAATTTGCATCGGCTGGCTTTGATATGGTCCATGGACCAGTGGCAGTTACTGTAAAGGAGTCAATTGATTCATCTGATGGAAAAGTGATGGAGGATTTGTCAATGCGGACGGCTGCCGGGTTAATTACCGG comes from Flavihumibacter fluvii and encodes:
- a CDS encoding IPT/TIG domain-containing protein; this encodes MKKSNQVLLSVLIIFLFLFSCSKDSSDPVINPAAVRIDKSSITFPSDESIDSFTVTATGPWTISKPADANWVQLSTMSGGAGTTKVFINVPDNSANAVQTVTLNINSQATPESQTTLTIKQTNEMNVIWFSNNRAPGGGSINILGHGFSPYPSGNTVTINGINAFVTSATTQNLVVTVPDMAGTGPIVVTTGSVKDTAKGDFIYEWIGIATVIAGGIDGYRDGQGENAQFSRPFGIDIDGDNTIYVADYGNSKIRKITPEGLVTTLPGRIPAWNNSTGPNTDFSLPNDVAVDANGNVFVLEVQSNGVSKITPGGEVSLYAGGTGSGFKDGPASTALFNSSNYLSADKDGNLYLADRNNAAIRKISTGGMVTTLAGGQQGYQNGAGTAAMFSLPIAIDIDAVGNLFVTDDNNHRIRKVTAGGMVSTFAGNGNYSWVDGEALSVASFTSPQCLAVAPDGTVYVSEPGYSDMIRKINPGGKVDTITKYFEEATGAAFELRGIFGMTVGTNGVLYVADTYHHRIVKIAYK